In a genomic window of Methanomassiliicoccus sp.:
- a CDS encoding RidA family protein — translation MKRTIATDQAPRAIGPYSQAVRAGELVFCSGQLGMDPGSGQLVGPDAGKQAEQCLMNLQAVLEAAGFGLEDVVKTTVFLTDMNDFGEVNAAYGLVFTVDPPARSAVAVAALPKGAKVEIEAIACRS, via the coding sequence ATGAAGAGGACCATAGCCACGGACCAAGCCCCTCGAGCGATCGGCCCATACTCTCAGGCGGTCAGGGCGGGAGAGCTTGTGTTCTGCTCCGGTCAGCTCGGTATGGATCCGGGCAGCGGGCAGCTGGTGGGACCGGATGCGGGGAAGCAGGCGGAGCAGTGCCTGATGAACCTCCAGGCGGTGCTGGAGGCGGCGGGATTTGGTCTGGAGGACGTGGTTAAGACGACGGTGTTCCTGACCGACATGAATGATTTCGGCGAGGTGAACGCCGCCTACGGATTGGTGTTCACGGTCGACCCACCGGCCCGCAGTGCTGTTGCCGTAGCCGCCCTGCCCAAGGGGGCGAAAGTGGAGATCGAAGCCATCGCCTGCCGCTCATGA
- a CDS encoding HAD hydrolase-like protein, which yields MRAPMLYGREVRGVVLDLDGTLVNTTVDFIIMKKRVTAELVDRGIPTSLLDPKRTTADHIERAADYLEAKGRGEEVGNLHRSLREIMNNTEMEHVSATTAVPGAGECLGRLREGGLKLGVLTRGSRGYALAALRHAGLDMHSEAIVCRDDFPEEEAKPNGKAMVRTAGLMSLRPAECILVGDHAMDLACARSVSASFVGVLSGSFRAEDWARSGCEVVIDSVASLPGLLFDGKA from the coding sequence GTGAGAGCGCCCATGCTATACGGACGGGAGGTCCGGGGGGTCGTCCTGGACCTTGATGGAACGCTGGTCAACACCACCGTCGATTTTATAATAATGAAGAAGCGGGTGACCGCCGAGCTGGTGGACCGAGGGATCCCAACATCCCTCCTCGATCCTAAGCGGACGACCGCAGACCACATCGAGCGGGCAGCCGATTACCTTGAGGCCAAGGGGCGAGGAGAAGAGGTCGGCAATCTGCACCGTTCGCTTCGGGAGATAATGAACAACACCGAGATGGAGCATGTCTCCGCGACCACCGCGGTACCTGGGGCCGGGGAGTGCCTTGGCCGACTCAGGGAAGGGGGGCTCAAGCTCGGGGTCCTCACCCGGGGTTCCCGTGGGTATGCCCTCGCCGCCCTGCGCCATGCCGGCTTGGACATGCACTCCGAGGCCATCGTATGCCGGGACGATTTTCCCGAGGAAGAAGCCAAGCCCAACGGCAAGGCGATGGTCCGGACGGCGGGCCTGATGTCCCTCCGCCCCGCGGAATGCATCCTCGTTGGGGACCACGCCATGGATCTCGCCTGTGCCCGGTCGGTGTCCGCCAGCTTCGTGGGCGTGCTCAGCGGCAGCTTCAGGGCTGAGGACTGGGCTCGCAGCGGGTGCGAGGTCGTGATCGACAGCGTAGCATCGCTTCCGGGACTGCTCTTTGACGGCAAGGCCTAA
- a CDS encoding tetratricopeptide repeat protein: MNRSSRKALLTVRERVMLHLLAYQRYLQDSDAPAAITQEGIAEAVEVGRNNVSKIVNTMSDEGIIEVHTKHVKGFASVKKVYFLTQKGYQDALNLKVEIERTRINIVDFDGKVHEDEMGKLSLYLPKRYAFLDLALGVSRGSFDCSSFHESKVKEERRFVDYTDRKPMVRTFYGRQKELQELNQFLDSGTSKITVVCGIPGIGKTTLLAKFVQDIREQRHVYWYRVHEWVNLKILLTPVAEFLSQLGKKGLERYLSRTEGPAVGEVCAILEMDLKDLPTVFIIDDVQKGDRTVQEFLGAMVNVLESLEQVAMICTSREIPSFYSRTAVFKGLVHEMMLEGLDVESSLRLMRNRELPENELMDIYRATRGHPLFLELVDDPRSALGKNVRMFIEQEVYSKLDITERRIMDISSVFRYPVLVDAFFTMEEEIAKDLGVVQKEMEYKDYLVDYDTIDSLLSKSLLHESVGRMIGMHDLLRDFFYSRLSPRQRITYHKAASRYYLLDTSAPAHVEALYHCLMAKEYSTAIRIAASNGREIISKGYSLPFAPLLTSLRAQCENIDRSEKMELLLLEGDILEVRGEWDQAIARFEEIISLTVPEKDRRLLAEVNRRLGVIYLRRSAFDKAEEYLVRSLGLAEDIKDPHALVETYYDLGGVLQNRGRHQDAMAAFRRSMELAQSTLDDMGLGMALYGIGRVYSSLIDHTQAIKYKKEALEVIERTGDVDNIARICIGLGTSLAEMRNFSEAVKYHERAVEMGRTSGNLELQGYALRNAVVVYVEMDELEQAQEYINQASKIFEKLGNHVLMADMHLMRGYIYNKRMEWEWAKVEFADALETIRKQDAPLLLGRWLYEIAQQFIKNGDREGAMRLLNEALELTTHGSAENLKKEVEQALASIA, from the coding sequence TTGAACCGTTCATCCAGGAAGGCCCTTCTTACAGTCCGAGAAAGGGTCATGTTGCATCTCCTGGCTTATCAAAGATACCTGCAAGATTCGGACGCTCCGGCAGCTATCACTCAAGAAGGGATAGCTGAAGCGGTCGAGGTTGGACGCAACAATGTCTCCAAGATCGTCAACACCATGAGCGACGAGGGCATTATCGAGGTCCATACAAAGCATGTTAAGGGGTTCGCCAGCGTCAAGAAGGTGTATTTTCTCACCCAGAAAGGCTACCAGGACGCCCTCAATCTGAAGGTGGAGATCGAACGTACAAGAATCAACATCGTGGATTTTGACGGCAAGGTCCACGAGGACGAGATGGGCAAGCTGTCCTTGTACCTGCCCAAGAGGTATGCGTTTCTCGACCTCGCCCTGGGTGTCAGCCGAGGCAGCTTCGACTGCTCCTCCTTCCACGAAAGCAAGGTAAAGGAGGAGCGCAGGTTCGTTGATTACACCGACCGCAAGCCCATGGTGCGCACCTTCTATGGGCGGCAGAAGGAGCTGCAGGAGCTCAACCAGTTCCTGGACTCGGGGACATCGAAGATCACGGTAGTTTGCGGTATCCCGGGGATCGGGAAGACCACCCTGCTGGCAAAGTTCGTGCAGGACATCCGGGAGCAGCGGCATGTGTACTGGTACCGGGTCCATGAATGGGTCAATCTGAAAATCCTCCTTACTCCGGTGGCGGAGTTCCTATCCCAGCTGGGCAAGAAGGGGCTGGAACGATACCTGTCGAGGACGGAAGGGCCAGCGGTGGGGGAGGTGTGCGCCATCCTGGAGATGGACCTCAAGGACCTCCCCACGGTGTTCATCATCGACGACGTACAGAAGGGCGACCGTACCGTGCAGGAGTTCCTGGGGGCGATGGTCAACGTCCTCGAATCGCTGGAGCAAGTCGCAATGATCTGCACCAGCCGAGAGATACCTTCGTTCTACTCCCGCACCGCCGTCTTCAAGGGCCTGGTCCACGAGATGATGCTGGAGGGCCTGGACGTGGAAAGCTCCCTCCGGTTGATGAGGAACAGGGAGCTGCCGGAGAACGAGCTGATGGACATCTATCGCGCCACCCGTGGGCACCCGCTCTTCCTCGAACTGGTGGACGACCCTCGGAGCGCGCTGGGTAAGAACGTTAGAATGTTCATCGAGCAAGAGGTGTACTCCAAACTGGACATCACCGAGAGGCGGATCATGGACATCTCCTCGGTGTTCCGATATCCCGTCCTGGTGGATGCCTTCTTCACCATGGAAGAGGAGATCGCCAAGGACCTGGGAGTGGTGCAGAAGGAGATGGAGTACAAGGACTATCTGGTCGACTACGATACCATCGACTCCCTCCTTTCGAAGTCCCTGCTCCATGAGTCGGTGGGCCGGATGATCGGCATGCACGACCTGCTCAGGGACTTCTTCTATTCCCGTCTGTCTCCCAGGCAGCGCATCACCTATCACAAGGCAGCGTCCCGGTACTACCTCCTCGACACCTCTGCTCCCGCGCATGTGGAGGCGCTGTACCACTGCCTGATGGCGAAGGAGTACAGCACCGCCATACGCATTGCCGCCAGCAACGGTCGGGAGATCATATCGAAGGGGTATAGCCTGCCGTTCGCTCCCCTGCTCACCTCGCTCCGCGCCCAATGCGAAAACATCGATCGCAGCGAGAAGATGGAGCTCCTCCTGCTGGAAGGTGATATCCTGGAGGTCAGGGGAGAGTGGGACCAGGCTATCGCCCGTTTCGAGGAGATCATTTCCCTGACCGTGCCGGAGAAGGACCGGAGGCTACTGGCCGAGGTCAATCGCCGGCTGGGCGTCATCTACCTGCGGCGGTCGGCGTTCGACAAGGCCGAGGAATACTTGGTCCGCAGCCTGGGCCTCGCTGAGGATATAAAGGACCCCCACGCCCTGGTGGAGACGTACTACGACCTGGGCGGAGTGCTTCAGAACCGTGGCCGCCACCAGGACGCCATGGCCGCCTTCCGCCGGTCCATGGAGCTAGCACAGAGCACCCTGGACGACATGGGGCTGGGCATGGCCCTATACGGCATAGGCAGAGTATACTCGTCGCTCATCGATCACACTCAAGCTATAAAGTACAAGAAGGAGGCGCTGGAGGTCATCGAGCGCACCGGGGACGTGGATAACATTGCGAGGATATGCATCGGACTGGGCACCAGCCTGGCGGAGATGCGTAACTTCTCCGAGGCGGTGAAGTACCATGAGCGGGCGGTGGAGATGGGGCGGACTTCAGGCAACCTGGAGCTGCAGGGCTACGCCCTCCGCAACGCCGTGGTGGTGTACGTGGAGATGGATGAGCTGGAGCAGGCCCAGGAGTACATCAACCAGGCCAGCAAGATCTTTGAGAAACTTGGCAACCACGTGCTCATGGCAGACATGCACCTGATGCGGGGATACATCTACAACAAGCGGATGGAGTGGGAGTGGGCCAAGGTGGAGTTCGCCGATGCCCTGGAGACCATCCGCAAGCAGGACGCCCCTCTCCTGCTGGGCCGCTGGCTCTACGAGATCGCCCAACAGTTCATAAAGAACGGGGACAGGGAGGGGGCCATGCGGCTTTTGAACGAGGCGCTGGAGCTGACCACCCACGGGTCCGCGGAAAACCTGAAGAAAGAGGTCGAACAAGCTTTGGCGAGCATAGCGTGA
- a CDS encoding DUF835 domain-containing protein — translation MNGSKISLLIEDYPRNGYQLYSKMVGRSTSGLCITRLHPDYVAQKYGLEMSKRYWLSGQSGDDVIAPKALNQLLKVIRTELRGRSGGTIFLDGLEYLLLFNDMNKVLGILEQIDSLLKDAKVELIVAMDPLTFEQKDLDTLWAAFPHYTAEEIKAKVSGEGPAVAARTANAPQKASLRV, via the coding sequence ATGAACGGTTCAAAGATATCGTTGCTCATCGAGGACTATCCCCGCAACGGTTACCAGCTATACTCTAAGATGGTGGGTCGGTCCACCAGCGGTCTTTGCATCACTCGCTTGCACCCCGACTATGTGGCCCAGAAGTACGGTCTGGAGATGTCCAAGAGATATTGGCTCAGCGGACAGAGCGGGGATGATGTCATCGCCCCTAAAGCCCTCAACCAGCTCCTCAAGGTCATCCGCACGGAGCTCCGGGGCCGGTCAGGGGGTACGATTTTCCTTGATGGGCTGGAGTACCTCCTCCTCTTCAACGACATGAACAAGGTCCTGGGCATCCTCGAGCAGATTGATTCCCTCCTCAAGGATGCTAAGGTGGAGCTCATAGTGGCTATGGACCCCTTGACCTTCGAGCAGAAGGACCTGGACACCCTCTGGGCCGCCTTCCCTCACTACACTGCGGAAGAGATTAAGGCCAAAGTGTCGGGCGAAGGCCCGGCTGTAGCGGCCAGGACCGCCAACGCGCCCCAGAAGGCCAGCCTTAGGGTCTGA